Proteins co-encoded in one Hymenobacter swuensis DY53 genomic window:
- a CDS encoding cyclase family protein, protein MSWLDLTTTISDGMAYWPDNAPVHIKKTLSIAAGDAANVTEMSLSVHTATHVDAPLHFLADGDDITRLDLQTLIGPALVVEIQHEQFITKAEIEHLQLESGSRVLFKTRNSRREWATQPFDPDFVRVRADAATWLRDRGVVCVGVDYLSVGPADTHHILLEAGISIIEGLALQQLEPGEYDMICLPLKIAGADGAPARVIARKLPA, encoded by the coding sequence ATGTCCTGGCTTGATCTTACGACTACCATCTCCGACGGCATGGCCTACTGGCCCGATAATGCGCCGGTTCACATCAAAAAGACGCTGAGTATTGCCGCCGGCGACGCTGCCAACGTAACGGAAATGAGCCTGAGCGTTCATACGGCCACCCACGTAGATGCGCCGCTGCACTTCCTGGCCGATGGCGACGACATTACCCGTCTCGATCTGCAGACGCTGATAGGGCCGGCACTGGTGGTGGAAATTCAGCATGAGCAGTTTATCACCAAAGCCGAAATCGAGCACTTGCAACTGGAGTCCGGCAGCCGCGTCCTGTTCAAAACCCGCAACTCCCGCCGTGAGTGGGCCACCCAGCCCTTCGACCCCGATTTCGTGCGAGTACGGGCCGATGCCGCCACCTGGCTGCGCGACCGGGGCGTGGTGTGTGTGGGCGTCGATTACCTTTCTGTGGGGCCGGCCGACACCCACCATATTCTACTGGAAGCAGGCATTAGTATTATCGAAGGCCTGGCCCTGCAACAGCTGGAACCGGGTGAATACGACATGATTTGCCTGCCCCTGAAAATTGCCGGGGCCGATGGGGCTCCCGCCCGCGTCATTGCCCGAAAACTGCCGGCCTAA
- a CDS encoding NADP(+)-dependent, decarboxylating phosphogluconate dehydrogenase gives MPAPENCRGRWGSRPRHCPKTAGLRLKLSFRSILPNPTRSILHRTISLNNMSKTQIGVIGLGKMGAGLARQAAEKGYPVMGLDIHPRPDLETENLHVVASIEELVKQLQRPRKVFLYIPAGAAVDGLIAQLQPHLEEGDIIVDGGNSYWGDSIRRAARLREQGLYFIDCGTSGGPGGARTGACYMVGGEDAAVGQLKDFFVETSVPDGFLHTGPAGTGHYVKLVHNGIEFGMLQAIGEGMGLLTHFREKLDISAILGLWNNGSVVRSWLVELMKKMYDEEGGFNVPSYIEDTGEVNWLVADALHMEVPIPVITQSVMQLFTSRDKEPTWAKSIAMMRHGFGGHPYGEDKGLQRERQYGRVGEYEMPPETGERANQEPGSHQ, from the coding sequence TTGCCTGCCCCTGAAAATTGCCGGGGCCGATGGGGCTCCCGCCCGCGTCATTGCCCGAAAACTGCCGGCCTAAGGCTGAAGTTATCTTTCCGTTCTATCCTGCCCAATCCCACCCGCTCAATCTTACATCGTACAATTTCCCTCAACAACATGAGCAAAACGCAAATTGGAGTTATTGGTCTGGGCAAAATGGGAGCCGGTCTGGCCCGCCAGGCCGCTGAGAAAGGATACCCGGTGATGGGCCTCGATATTCATCCGCGCCCGGACCTGGAAACGGAAAATCTGCACGTAGTGGCCAGTATTGAAGAGTTGGTGAAGCAGCTGCAGCGGCCGCGCAAGGTGTTTCTTTACATTCCGGCCGGGGCTGCCGTGGATGGGCTCATTGCACAGCTGCAGCCGCATCTGGAAGAAGGCGACATTATTGTGGATGGCGGCAACTCGTACTGGGGTGACTCCATTCGGCGGGCGGCGCGCTTGCGGGAGCAGGGCCTGTACTTCATTGACTGCGGTACCAGTGGCGGCCCTGGCGGGGCCCGTACCGGCGCCTGCTATATGGTGGGCGGCGAGGATGCGGCGGTCGGTCAGCTCAAAGATTTTTTCGTGGAAACCTCCGTGCCCGATGGTTTTTTGCACACCGGCCCCGCCGGCACCGGCCACTACGTAAAGCTGGTGCACAACGGCATCGAGTTCGGGATGCTGCAGGCTATTGGCGAGGGAATGGGTCTGCTCACACACTTCCGCGAAAAGCTGGATATCAGTGCCATTCTGGGCCTGTGGAACAATGGCTCGGTGGTGCGCAGCTGGCTGGTGGAGTTGATGAAGAAGATGTATGACGAAGAAGGTGGCTTCAACGTGCCCAGCTACATTGAGGACACTGGCGAGGTAAACTGGCTGGTGGCCGATGCCCTGCACATGGAAGTGCCCATTCCGGTCATCACGCAGTCGGTTATGCAACTGTTCACTTCCCGCGACAAAGAGCCTACCTGGGCGAAATCCATTGCCATGATGCGTCACGGGTTCGGCGGCCACCCCTACGGCGAGGACAAGGGCCTGCAGCGCGAACGGCAATACGGCCGCGTGGGCGAGTACGAAATGCCGCCGGAAACCGGCGAACGGGCCAACCAGGAGCCCGGCAGCCATCAATAG
- a CDS encoding PD-(D/E)XK nuclease-like domain-containing protein, with amino-acid sequence MTEATTTPARPDLLRIPYDDYRALPAIANSDLSRLRDALNGRPPRPHTSVGGALGLGTAFHTALLEPDLYQPGEPGINDTLVWWMVEGVKLNPEVNALLENGIPEPSCIFTEPVTNTLCKLRADLVVNQPGQPYTVVDFKTTMARDHNHFVEQCSGYDYDRQAAFYADALQADRFLLVGVQKVEPFKVFVYEVPPLLRNEGRAKYLRLLHLLQPEAPVPLSVVQAVREVRAALTGEE; translated from the coding sequence GTGACTGAAGCAACTACTACCCCTGCCCGCCCCGACCTGCTGCGCATCCCCTACGATGATTACCGCGCCCTGCCGGCTATTGCCAATTCCGATTTGTCGCGCCTGCGTGATGCTCTGAATGGCCGGCCCCCCCGGCCCCATACTAGTGTTGGCGGAGCCCTCGGGCTCGGCACGGCCTTCCATACGGCGCTGCTGGAGCCCGACCTGTACCAGCCCGGAGAGCCGGGGATTAATGACACGCTGGTGTGGTGGATGGTGGAAGGCGTGAAGCTGAACCCGGAAGTAAATGCCCTGCTGGAAAACGGTATTCCGGAGCCCAGCTGCATTTTCACCGAACCCGTGACCAACACACTCTGCAAGCTCCGCGCCGACTTGGTGGTAAACCAGCCCGGCCAGCCCTACACCGTGGTAGACTTCAAGACTACCATGGCCCGTGACCATAACCACTTTGTGGAGCAGTGTTCTGGCTATGATTACGACCGGCAGGCCGCCTTCTACGCCGACGCCCTGCAGGCTGACCGGTTTTTGCTGGTAGGCGTGCAGAAAGTGGAGCCGTTCAAGGTGTTTGTGTACGAGGTACCGCCGCTGCTGCGTAATGAAGGCCGCGCCAAATACCTGCGGCTGCTCCATCTGCTGCAGCCGGAGGCACCGGTGCCGCTTTCGGTAGTACAGGCCGTGCGCGAGGTGCGGGCCGCCCTGACGGGAGAGGAGTAA
- the asnA gene encoding aspartate--ammonia ligase — MKIKTFLKTIKNNHMTAQELLKTEVAIGFVKDVFARELSAQLHLSKVSSPIAVLDGTGINDDLNGVERPVGFPIKALDERRAVVVHSLAKWKRVRLQELGIEAGKGLLTDMRALRPDEEYSPIHSIYVDQWDWEKHITPKQRTSEFLKATVERIYEALKTTETRVTAEYPEITPVLPGKITFLHAEDLLKQYPALTPKEREHEAVKQYGAVFLMGIGGELSHGEPHDGRAPDYDDWSTETESGYYGLNGDILLWHPVLQTAFEVSSMGIRVDKHALVRQLALRGCEDRQELSFHARLLKDELPQSIGGGIGQSRVCMFMLRKGHIGEVQVSIWSDSVRAELAEAGIGLL; from the coding sequence TTGAAAATAAAAACCTTTCTGAAAACCATAAAAAACAATCACATGACCGCGCAGGAATTATTAAAAACGGAAGTAGCTATTGGCTTTGTAAAGGATGTTTTCGCCCGCGAATTAAGCGCGCAGCTGCACCTCAGCAAAGTGTCGTCGCCAATTGCGGTACTGGATGGCACTGGCATCAACGACGACCTGAACGGTGTTGAGCGGCCCGTTGGGTTTCCCATCAAAGCCCTGGATGAGCGCCGGGCAGTGGTGGTGCACTCCCTAGCCAAATGGAAACGGGTGCGTCTGCAGGAGTTGGGCATTGAGGCCGGTAAAGGTTTACTGACCGATATGCGCGCGCTGCGTCCGGATGAGGAGTATTCACCCATTCATTCCATTTACGTGGATCAGTGGGATTGGGAAAAGCACATCACCCCCAAACAGCGTACGTCGGAGTTTCTGAAGGCCACCGTGGAGCGGATTTATGAGGCATTGAAAACGACAGAAACCCGCGTAACGGCCGAGTACCCGGAAATTACGCCCGTGCTGCCCGGCAAAATCACCTTCCTGCACGCCGAGGATCTGCTGAAGCAATATCCCGCGCTTACCCCCAAGGAGCGGGAACACGAGGCCGTGAAGCAGTACGGTGCCGTATTCCTGATGGGTATTGGGGGTGAGCTAAGCCACGGTGAGCCCCACGACGGCCGCGCCCCCGACTACGACGACTGGAGCACCGAAACGGAAAGCGGCTACTATGGCCTCAACGGCGATATTCTGCTGTGGCATCCGGTACTGCAAACTGCGTTTGAGGTATCATCAATGGGTATTCGGGTGGATAAGCACGCGCTGGTGCGCCAGCTGGCCCTGCGCGGCTGCGAAGACCGGCAGGAACTGTCGTTCCACGCACGGCTGCTGAAGGATGAACTGCCCCAGAGCATCGGTGGGGGTATTGGACAGAGCCGGGTATGCATGTTTATGCTGCGCAAAGGCCACATTGGTGAAGTGCAGGTAAGCATCTGGTCGGATTCGGTGCGTGCCGAGCTGGCTGAGGCCGGGATAGGGCTGCTGTAG
- a CDS encoding flavin monoamine oxidase family protein → MISDILILGAGAAGLLAARNLARAGRRVTVLEARSRPGGRIHTLAAEAGFSAPTEAGAEFLHGDVPLTRQLLQEYGITWLATAGTTYEVTDGQARPAESFLDDMPLLLSKLHSLPHDMPLTEFLAQYFPGNDHQILREQVIRFAEGYDAADAHRASAFALRDEWSGTGAEDSPRPVGGYAGLIAGLVRDLQAAGGQLLLATQAERIVWQPGQVTVQCTDGRRFQAPQLLIAVPLGIWQAKSGQPGHLLLQPELPTHRAAAQELGFGAVIKFLLEFDEPLWESALHGPTQPLPDLGFLFSDAAVPTWWSQYPSSRPLLTGWLAGPAASQRRHLTADNLLAEALTSLAYLLRTTPDFLRQHLRAHHIVNWAADPLALGAYAYSTIGAAEARAALATSVADTLFIAGEGVYDGPYIGTVEAALVSGAEAAARLA, encoded by the coding sequence ATGATTTCCGATATTCTGATTCTGGGGGCCGGCGCGGCCGGCCTTCTGGCGGCCCGCAACCTGGCCCGGGCCGGCCGGCGCGTCACGGTGCTGGAGGCCCGTTCCCGCCCTGGCGGCCGCATTCACACGCTTGCTGCGGAAGCCGGTTTTTCTGCGCCCACCGAAGCCGGGGCCGAGTTTCTGCACGGCGACGTGCCGCTGACCCGACAGCTCCTTCAGGAATACGGCATCACCTGGCTTGCTACCGCCGGTACCACCTACGAGGTAACTGATGGTCAGGCCCGCCCCGCCGAGTCGTTTCTGGATGACATGCCCCTGCTGCTGTCAAAGCTTCACAGTCTGCCGCACGATATGCCGCTTACGGAGTTTCTGGCGCAGTATTTCCCCGGCAACGACCACCAGATACTACGCGAGCAGGTCATTCGCTTTGCTGAGGGCTATGATGCTGCCGACGCCCATCGGGCCAGCGCCTTCGCCCTCCGCGACGAGTGGAGCGGCACCGGGGCCGAAGATTCGCCCCGGCCCGTGGGCGGGTACGCTGGGCTGATAGCCGGACTGGTGCGCGACCTGCAAGCCGCTGGTGGCCAATTACTGCTGGCTACGCAGGCTGAACGCATTGTGTGGCAGCCCGGACAGGTTACGGTGCAGTGTACGGATGGGCGCCGGTTTCAGGCCCCACAGCTGCTTATTGCGGTACCACTGGGCATCTGGCAGGCTAAAAGCGGGCAACCGGGCCACCTGCTGCTACAACCCGAGCTACCTACTCACCGGGCGGCGGCGCAGGAACTGGGCTTTGGAGCCGTCATTAAATTCCTGCTTGAGTTCGATGAGCCGCTGTGGGAATCCGCGCTTCATGGCCCTACGCAACCGCTCCCTGACCTTGGTTTTCTGTTCTCCGATGCCGCCGTACCTACCTGGTGGAGTCAGTACCCCAGCTCCCGGCCCTTGCTCACCGGCTGGCTGGCCGGCCCGGCGGCCTCTCAGCGCCGCCATCTTACCGCTGACAACCTATTAGCGGAAGCTCTCACCTCGTTGGCCTATCTGCTGCGCACCACCCCCGACTTCCTGCGTCAGCACCTGCGGGCCCACCACATCGTCAACTGGGCAGCCGATCCGCTGGCCCTGGGTGCTTATGCCTACTCTACCATTGGAGCGGCGGAGGCCCGCGCGGCCCTGGCTACCAGTGTGGCCGACACCCTGTTTATTGCCGGGGAAGGCGTGTACGACGGCCCGTATATCGGTACCGTAGAAGCAGCCCTCGTCAGCGGAGCCGAGGCTGCTGCACGCCTAGCGTAA
- a CDS encoding DUF3140 domain-containing protein: MATKANDPSADIYADFKKEVNMTAAELEKWLKTEESKSVGQDSGDGTSIGHHSGEKIIRILHKKKADLTAGDEAHMHKVHSYISRHLAQGPHDKKDVETSHWRYSLMNWGHDPLKK, encoded by the coding sequence ATGGCAACCAAAGCAAACGACCCATCAGCCGACATCTACGCCGACTTCAAAAAAGAGGTAAATATGACGGCTGCCGAGCTGGAGAAATGGCTGAAAACCGAGGAATCGAAATCCGTGGGACAGGATAGCGGTGACGGAACCAGCATCGGCCACCACTCGGGCGAGAAGATCATCCGGATCTTGCACAAGAAAAAGGCCGACCTCACGGCCGGTGACGAAGCCCATATGCACAAGGTGCACAGCTACATCAGCCGCCACCTAGCCCAGGGTCCGCACGATAAAAAAGACGTGGAAACCTCACATTGGCGCTATTCGCTGATGAACTGGGGCCACGACCCGCTGAAAAAGTAG
- a CDS encoding SMP-30/gluconolactonase/LRE family protein: protein MRFSFLAAAFLLPLLASAQAPRFTTIGRVVAQTPAFDRLIAPGTPIEIVASGLSHSEGPVWVPDSTMLLFSDAPTRIIYRWSAAQGKSTFLAGSGYTGRMPYGKEPGTNGLALDVQGNLLLAEHGDRRVAVLPLGQPGGKRTLTDAFEGRRYNSPNDVVAHPNGSIYFTDPPYGLPQQAQSTLREQPGSYVYRRSAKGTVTHEITDLTLPNGLALTADGRNLFVSQSDSLRPVLMMYPVRGNGKLGAGRVFFDMQPLPRQPKEVPDGLKLDRAGNVWATGHGGLVVISPQGQHLGTIEVGEVISNCAWGDDGSTLYFTAGSFVCRVKTLVQGTTGGR from the coding sequence ATGCGTTTTTCCTTTCTCGCTGCCGCTTTCCTGCTGCCTTTGCTGGCATCGGCGCAAGCCCCGCGCTTCACGACCATCGGCCGCGTAGTGGCCCAGACACCCGCCTTCGACCGGCTCATAGCTCCCGGTACGCCCATCGAAATTGTGGCCTCGGGCCTGAGCCACTCGGAAGGCCCAGTGTGGGTACCCGACAGTACCATGCTGCTGTTTTCCGACGCGCCCACCCGCATCATTTATCGGTGGTCGGCTGCGCAGGGCAAGAGTACGTTTCTGGCCGGCAGCGGCTACACCGGCCGTATGCCCTACGGCAAAGAGCCCGGCACCAACGGCCTCGCGCTGGACGTGCAGGGCAACCTGCTGCTGGCCGAGCACGGCGACCGGCGCGTGGCCGTGTTGCCGCTAGGACAGCCCGGTGGCAAACGCACCCTCACCGATGCCTTTGAGGGTCGCCGCTACAACAGCCCGAACGATGTGGTAGCCCACCCCAACGGTTCAATCTACTTCACCGACCCACCCTACGGCCTGCCCCAGCAAGCCCAGAGCACCCTGCGTGAGCAGCCCGGCAGCTATGTGTACCGCCGTAGCGCCAAGGGCACCGTCACCCACGAAATAACCGACCTGACCCTGCCCAACGGCCTGGCCCTGACCGCCGACGGCCGCAACCTGTTCGTTTCGCAGTCCGATTCGCTACGGCCTGTGTTGATGATGTACCCGGTGCGCGGTAACGGCAAGTTGGGAGCCGGCCGGGTGTTTTTCGACATGCAGCCGCTGCCCCGCCAGCCCAAAGAAGTACCCGATGGCCTGAAACTGGACCGCGCCGGCAACGTGTGGGCCACCGGGCACGGGGGCTTGGTCGTCATTTCGCCACAGGGTCAGCATCTGGGCACTATTGAGGTGGGCGAAGTCATTTCCAACTGTGCCTGGGGCGACGACGGCAGTACCCTGTATTTCACGGCGGGCTCCTTCGTATGCCGCGTCAAAACCCTAGTGCAGGGCACTACCGGCGGACGCTGA